The nucleotide sequence TCACCAGGAGGGCCGAGGTGTCGTCGGCGGCCAGCATGGTGATGGCCTGCGCGATCGGTGCGGTTGGCGCAATTGTCCGCAGGCTGACCTTTGGGTCCTTTAGGAGCTTCTTGATTGTCAAGGTGTGATCCTGACGAGGCGCAATAGGCCCCGAGTTGGAAGCGGGTGGGGCGACAATCGCCCCACTCCAAATAGTTCACTGAACGTTGTGGCCTGCCCAGTGGTCGTAGAACTCGAAAAGAGCGCTCAGCACGAACACAGAACCAATTACTTGAGCGTTCCAAACAGTCACGGAGCTTTCGTTGAGACCAAGCGCCAGCGGCGCTGCGATCAACGACGAACCCAATGTCAGACCGGCGACCGCTTGCATCAGGTCTTGCCGCGGGTGGTTCAAACACGCCACCCAAAGTGCGGCCAGACCGCCAAGCATCAGAACCGCTGTCTCACCAATCCGCGCGTCCATCAGCGATGCTTGACCGCCGAGCAGCAGGAAGGGAGAGACGACCAGCCAGAGGCCCAGAGATGCGTAGACCCATCTGAACTTGTCATGCTTGTGCATTGCACAACCTCCAAGGCCAGGCATTACACGTCCGTTTCGATATCCGGGATCAGCTCGGTTTCGACCGCGATCATCATTTCTTCATCGTCCACCAGGCCATCGGCATTGGCGTCGATTTCGAGAAACAGATCTTCGGTGAGATCGGGAAAGACCGTTTGAAGCTCAACGAGGGATGCTTTTCCGTCCCCGTCAGTATCGATCTGCGCACTCATGGCATGAGCCGAGAAGGCTACGAAGGTCGCGAGAAGAGCACCAATGGCGACTCTACTCATTTTTCTCTCCATCAGAGATGTGGCGATCCAAAGTGTTTCGCCTATAGCAGAAATGGACACGTTCAATGCCAAAAACAAGAGCGAGTAGGAAATATAGAAAGTAGTGAATTCAGATCACTGAAGCGAAAAATATTTGGAGGACCGTGTCCGCCGATGCGATGCCCATTCACGGCCAGAGCACATAAAGATACCCCAAATATCCCGAGAAAAGCGCCGCGCCCTCCCATCGCGCGATCCTCAGACCGGTCCATGCGAAGATTACGATCACGACAGAGACGCCGACCATGACAAGGTTGTCGAAACTTGCAATTTCAGCGGGAACTTCGCCTGGCGCGATCACCGCCGTTGCGCCGCCGATGAACAAGATGTTGTAGATGTTCGAGCCCACGACGTTGCCGAACGCTACATCGGCTTGCTTACGAATTGCTGCGAAAACGGATGTTATGAGTTCTGGCAAGGATGTACCGACAGCGACGATGGTCAAGCCGGTCACGGTCTCCGATATCCCGTATGACCGCGCCAGGGCGACTGCCCCGTCGACAAGGAAGGTTCCGCCCAAAACGACAAGCGCAAGACCACCCACGGTTATCAGTAGCGGTGTCATGATCGAGCCGGATGGTTCCATCGGCGGTACGGTACCGGGATCCACCGACTGAAGTGCCACGCTCTTTTCGTAGATTGCCCCGTGGTCGAGCTTGGTGTTTGCCAGACTTTCCTGCCGAAAGGCGATGTAGACATATGTGACAAGCGCAAGAACGAAAACCACACCCAACCAGCGTTCCATGGGCATCGTGGCTGCAACTGTCGCAAACAGCACCGCAACCGCAACCATCACCGCTCCGTCCCGTCGCAAGGCGGTGGAGGCTATGGCCATCGGGTACAGGATTGCAGAAACGCCGAGGATCAACAGAATATTGGCGATGTTCGAGCCGACAATGTTGCCATAGGCAATTCCGGGCGCGCCGATGAGCGCAGCTTGAACCGAGGTCACGAGTTCCGGGGTTGAAGTGCCGAACCCAACGAGTGTGAGCCCGATAACAAGGGGAGAGACGCCAAACCGGCTGGCAACCTGGACAGCGCCGCGCACGAGCAGATCGCCACCCACGACCAAAAGGACAAAACCACCGACCAGCGGCAACCATATATCGAACACTTAGTTTCCTTGTCTTGATGAATTTCGAATGCCTGACGCGGGCTACTATTCCGCGTTCATTTGATTACTCTAGTAGGTCCCGGGGTCACGGGCCATTGAAACGATAGGCTCCAAAATAGCGACACAACTGAGACAAATACCCCCGGCGAATTTCGTCCGCCGGGGTATTGTTTTTAAGCTTTTGAAGCTTATTCAGTCACGGGCGCGGTCTGTTCGATCGCAGGGATCACCTCATCGGTGGCCCCGCCGCCGAACCAATCATACCCGTAGCCCAGAGCGGCAATCACGACGATCGCGGCCACTGCGGCTCCGCCCCAGACCCACCAGTTGGTCATCTTGGGCGCATGCATGTTCACAGCCATCTCTTCAATCCTTTGATTGAGTGCGAAAAACCTGACCGAGAAGGGTTACTCGGCCGGCTCCTCGATCATCCCGGATTCGAGTGCGGCCGCGAGTTCCGCTTCGTCCACCAAAGTGTCACCGCTGGTGTCGACTGCGCCGAAGGCTTCTTCGGTCAGCTCGGGATACATCACCGCCATTTCGGTGAAGGAAATCAGGCTGTCGCCATCGGTATCGACGTCCGAAACCGTGAGGGCGAAGGCCGGAGCCGCGATCAGAGCGGCCATCATAGTACCAACTGCTGCACGACGCATGTTCGTTTTCTCCAGAAAACTTCGAAGGACCAGTTCCCTCGAATACACTTGAAATCAGCACTCCCGGATCAGTATTCAAGTCCGCCACGGGGCGGCTGGTGAATTATCCCGCCCTTGGCGCGATCGTTAGGCTAAAGTCCGCTCAACCATTGTTTTGCAGGGGTTTGTCGCAGGGATGATCAACATGTGCTTTCAAGCCGGACTTGCATTTTAGGTGCAGTTTGGCGGACATGTTCACAAGTCCATCGGAATGTCCGGTATTGAGAAATCTGCCGCACGGCAGCGATAGGGATGCCGCTGAAGAAATGACATGCTGCGTCAGCAACAGCCGCGGGCGCAAAAGGCGGGAAAGTCCCGCATCCTACCAGTTCGCGCACGGCGCAGCGAAGGTCCGGTCTACAACTTCTCCGCCACTCCATGGCTCTAAGGCTAGCCAGCGAACACCTGTCTCGCTGACGCCAGTCGCATCGAATCCCGGCCGCCGAACGCGACAAGAGCGAGATAAATCTGCCCGGCGTCTGCATCCGGTTTGAATACGATGGTCAGTCGCTGACCGGCGCCGCCATGGCGCACGAGCCATCCATCCAGTTTTCCGTTCAGCCGGACGCCTGAATTTGGATTTGAGGCAATCGCTTCTAAGAGCGCGTCTACTTCATCCAGGCGACGGCTCGCGGCTGCAACGTCACTATCGGTCACCTCAACAATATGATCAACGATACCGATAAGGTCCCGTTCGAAGAACGGATGCCTGATAAATCGCATCAGGTCTTTTTGGCCATCGCGGCAAGATGGGCCCGTGCGCTGGCCGTGACGTCGGACGCTTCGCCGACGGGTTCCCATTGGTCGAGTGGCAGAGACAGGCGGCGTTCCAATTCAGCCTCAAACAAAGACCGTTCACGATCCCGCTCTGCCTTGGCCTTCGCCAACTCACCCGAGACCGCCGCGCTCATATTTGGGTACTCGCCAGCTTCGACCAGTTCCTTGGCAAATGTGTAGGCCGTGTCGGTGAAACTGACGGATTGCTTTTGAACGCTCATTGCGGACTCCTTGGTGCTCCAATAGACTACCGAATTTTGCCGCTTCTGGCAAGCAGGTCAGGCCGACCGAGCGAAATGCGTCAACAGCCTGTCGGCCTCCCCAGCTCGGTACGCCAAGTCGCAGGTGAGAACGGCCCTTCGGTCCGTCGCGCATTCGGCCATGCGGCCTCACCGCGGCGTCGCACCCAGGCCCCCGGTTTGCCCGCCTCGCGAGCACGTCCCTCCCCGGCCGCTCCGCCGGATTGCGCTCTGGTCTGTTTTGCTTGAGCGCAAAACGATCCCGCCGCTCCATCCGTCTCCCGCGTCCGGTCGGGCCGTTTGCCTGCTCGGGTCGGGCAAACCTACCAGCAAAACACACACACATGAGCGCGGAAGCATATCCTCCGGATGGCCCCCAAATCAGCCCGCGTCAAGGATCGCAAAACTTTTCGGCGAGGGCGGGGCCTGTGGCGGGGGGCGGCCCCGTGCGTGAGCGCGCGCATGTGCCGGGTGTTGCGCCCGGAAAACTTTTGCGCCCGGCAAGCCGGCGGCTGCGCCGTCCCTGACCCGGGCAGATTCGGAAACCAGGCATTCGGCCATGCCCCCACACTCACGTGGTGGCCTTGGAACTGAACACTGGAGACCAGACATGGCTTACGACACCGCAAACACCTACGAGACCATCGAGCTTTTCGGACTGACCGAAAAGGACACGCAGCTGCCGATCCCGGAGGATCACGTTCTGACCGACCACATCATCCGCGAGAGCTTCGAGGCTTTGCTCGGCCAACTGCGCGGGACCGGGCTTGAAGCAGAAATCGAACCGCTGGCCCATGGGCTCGCGACGATCCTGCAGCGCCGCAAGGTGGCACTTGGCAAGGAGGTCGACCGCACCGCCGACAAGATCGGCGCGCTGGCAAAATCCCACGACGGATCGGAAATCGCCGAGACCGCGCTCGAAGAGGCGCAGGCGCGCTTTCTGCAGCTGCGCGAGATTGTCGCCGCCATCGAGGTGATGAGCGAGGCGGCGGCGGAATGCTACGAGATCGAGACGGGCCACGCCTTCATCCCGGCAGCCGGGTCGCGCGCAAGCGTCCGGGCGCAAGAGACCGGCGCGGTTTTCGAGGCGCGGCAACTGCTGGAGCAGCACGACCGTGAAACCGCCGAGAAGTCGAAAGTCGAGGGGGTGCCCCTGATCGTCTCAGGAGCCACCGACTGGACCGATGTCGATGTGATCTTCAACACGCTCGACAAGGTTCGCGAACGGATCAAGCAGAACCGCAACCAGGAGATCTTCCTCTGCCACAAGGGTGGCAAGCACGGGGCGGAGATGATCGCGGCCCGGTGGGCGCGCGCCCGCGGGGTCGCGCAGGCGCGCTTCGATCCGCGCTGGTCCGCACACGGAAGGGCGGCACCGTTCAAGTGCAACGACGAAATGCTGGACGACAAGTTCGCGGCGACGGGGGTTGTTCTCTTCGGCGGCAATGGGGTCGCGCTGAACCTCGGGCAGAAGGCGGAAGCGAAAGGCCTGACGGTCATGCGGGTTGCGGACCCGGCTAAGAAGACTGCGCAGGATTGAAGAGAGGGGGTCGCGCTTGGCGCGGCCCTTTCGTCATGTCTCATGGCGCGTGCGGTCGGTCACGCGAGATCGACAGGCTGCGGCGTCCAGCTCCGTTATCCCTCTACCCGGTCCGTCAGAGTGCGGCCCATCCGCATCGCTATGGGCTCGGGATGGTGCGCACCTCACGCACATCGTCAGCGGGGCAAGACGCGAGGGGTCGAGACGTCGCACTTGAGGCTGAAGACTTGCGCGTCCCTCGGGTGGTGTTGCGGAACATCGCATCCACGCGGGCGGGCTCCGTCAGCACCCCGGCCAGGCTCGGCGGGACGCGGACGCGGATGGTGGCGGCTGCGTGATGGCAAGGGTCATCCGGGTCTCTCCTTTTTGCTATGCATGTGGATCGCACAGGGTCGGCCCGTTCGTGCCCTCAGCTTAAGCTTCGGCAAGCACAAATACGGCTTCCACGGCGGAGCCGCGGACCCTCCGCATTTGCGCTTGCGACCGGGCCTTTTGCCCCCGTGCCGGGTGATCCCCATCGCAACAAGGAGTAACCCAAATGACCAACCACTACGTCGCCACCGTCCCCGTCAAGTTCACCGACACCGATGGCCAGGAGCGCACCCGTTTTCAGCGCGTGGGTGCGATGTTCCGCAACACCCGCAATGGGGATGGCTCGGAGTTCTTCAGCCTCAAGCTCGACTTCCCGGTCGCGGTCTCGGAGCTGGTGATGTTCCCGCCGAGCGCGAAGGATCCCCAGGACTGAATCCTCTCAAGAGGATGGGCCGCCCCAGGACGATCTTGGGGTGGCCCGATCCCTGT is from Octadecabacter sp. SW4 and encodes:
- a CDS encoding type II toxin-antitoxin system RelE/ParE family toxin, coding for MRFIRHPFFERDLIGIVDHIVEVTDSDVAAASRRLDEVDALLEAIASNPNSGVRLNGKLDGWLVRHGGAGQRLTIVFKPDADAGQIYLALVAFGGRDSMRLASARQVFAG
- a CDS encoding calcium/sodium antiporter, with amino-acid sequence MFDIWLPLVGGFVLLVVGGDLLVRGAVQVASRFGVSPLVIGLTLVGFGTSTPELVTSVQAALIGAPGIAYGNIVGSNIANILLILGVSAILYPMAIASTALRRDGAVMVAVAVLFATVAATMPMERWLGVVFVLALVTYVYIAFRQESLANTKLDHGAIYEKSVALQSVDPGTVPPMEPSGSIMTPLLITVGGLALVVLGGTFLVDGAVALARSYGISETVTGLTIVAVGTSLPELITSVFAAIRKQADVAFGNVVGSNIYNILFIGGATAVIAPGEVPAEIASFDNLVMVGVSVVIVIFAWTGLRIARWEGAALFSGYLGYLYVLWP
- a CDS encoding DUF2493 domain-containing protein, with the protein product MAYDTANTYETIELFGLTEKDTQLPIPEDHVLTDHIIRESFEALLGQLRGTGLEAEIEPLAHGLATILQRRKVALGKEVDRTADKIGALAKSHDGSEIAETALEEAQARFLQLREIVAAIEVMSEAAAECYEIETGHAFIPAAGSRASVRAQETGAVFEARQLLEQHDRETAEKSKVEGVPLIVSGATDWTDVDVIFNTLDKVRERIKQNRNQEIFLCHKGGKHGAEMIAARWARARGVAQARFDPRWSAHGRAAPFKCNDEMLDDKFAATGVVLFGGNGVALNLGQKAEAKGLTVMRVADPAKKTAQD